A part of Cannabis sativa cultivar Pink pepper isolate KNU-18-1 chromosome 6, ASM2916894v1, whole genome shotgun sequence genomic DNA contains:
- the LOC133039268 gene encoding uncharacterized protein LOC133039268 has translation MNKKEIDFHELVNDLQTYENLIGGPKKKGSKPHYPGNGNGTMKPEANVASASKPKSKKKWKNTKKRTKPMKNKKVAPSGDATLKGKCFYCNEKGHWKPQCPKLLAKKQGQAT, from the exons atgaataagaaggaaattgactttcatgaattagtcaatgaccttcaaacttatgaaaatttgattggaggacccaagaagaaagggagtaaacctcattatcctggaaatggtaatgggacgatgaaacctgaagcaaatgttgcctctgcttcgaagcccaaatcgaagaagaagtggaagaacaccaagaagcgaacaaaacccatgaagaataaaaaggttgctccttctggtgatgctacacttaaaggaaagtgtttctactgcaatgaaaaaggtcattggaaaccccaatgtcctaaacttcttgcaaagaaacaag gccaagctacttga